A stretch of the Nitratifractor salsuginis DSM 16511 genome encodes the following:
- the mog gene encoding molybdopterin adenylyltransferase produces MDKINIGVVTTSDRASQGIYEDESGKAIMETMKEYLKNEIEFYYRCVPDEKHIIEEALLDLSRDKKCDLVVTTGGTGPAPRDVTVDATLTVCDKILPGFGEQMRAVSLQYVPTAILSRQTAGICCSTLIINLPGKPKSIRECLDAVFPAVPYCLDLIGAGYMEVNEEVIKAFRPKGK; encoded by the coding sequence ATGGATAAGATCAATATCGGAGTCGTCACCACCAGTGACCGGGCCAGCCAGGGGATCTACGAGGATGAATCGGGCAAGGCGATTATGGAGACGATGAAAGAGTATCTCAAAAACGAGATCGAGTTTTACTACCGCTGTGTCCCCGATGAGAAGCACATCATCGAGGAGGCGCTTTTGGACCTCTCCCGGGACAAAAAGTGCGACCTGGTCGTCACCACCGGCGGGACGGGCCCGGCGCCCAGGGATGTGACGGTGGATGCCACACTGACGGTCTGCGACAAGATCCTGCCGGGCTTCGGGGAGCAGATGCGGGCGGTGAGCCTGCAGTATGTCCCCACGGCGATCCTCTCCCGTCAGACGGCGGGGATCTGCTGCAGCACCCTTATTATCAACCTTCCGGGCAAACCCAAGTCGATCCGGGAGTGCCTCGACGCGGTTTTCCCCGCGGTCCCCTATTGCCTCGATCTAATCGGGGCGGGCTATATGGAGGTCAATGAAGAGGTGATCAAGGCGTTCCGACCCAAGGGAAAATAG
- a CDS encoding DDE-type integrase/transposase/recombinase codes for MKQHYHCNARTNSHIRQSIQKSKASNQELARRFGVSVQTISKWRNRQETQDRSSRPHTIHYALNDLEREIVRIVRTCTWMPLDDLVEILSSVLPGISRSAVYRTLKALKISRVPEENRAKAKKFKEYAPGFVHMDVTYLPKIDGVKYYLFVAIDRATRLMYYKVYRCRSAGSAMDFLEECRRFFPFTITHILTDNGMEFTDRFSQGRKEPTGNHRFDKLCKALKITHRLTEPFTPQTNGMVERANGLIKERTIKVQNYENVNVSTG; via the coding sequence ATGAAACAGCACTATCATTGCAATGCGAGGACCAACTCGCATATACGCCAAAGTATACAGAAATCCAAGGCAAGCAATCAAGAGTTGGCCCGACGTTTCGGTGTCAGTGTTCAGACAATCAGTAAATGGCGGAACCGTCAAGAGACACAAGATCGTAGTAGTAGGCCCCATACGATTCATTATGCGCTAAATGACCTGGAGCGGGAAATTGTACGCATCGTGCGAACCTGTACCTGGATGCCTTTGGATGATCTGGTAGAGATCCTGAGCAGTGTGCTTCCCGGTATCAGTCGTTCTGCCGTGTACCGAACACTCAAGGCACTGAAGATCAGCCGTGTTCCCGAAGAGAATCGGGCCAAGGCAAAGAAGTTCAAAGAGTATGCTCCGGGCTTTGTCCATATGGATGTGACCTATCTGCCAAAGATCGATGGAGTCAAATACTATCTCTTTGTAGCCATCGATCGTGCGACACGCTTGATGTACTACAAGGTCTACCGATGCCGAAGTGCCGGTAGTGCAATGGATTTCCTCGAAGAGTGCCGACGTTTCTTTCCCTTTACGATCACTCATATCCTGACCGATAATGGAATGGAATTTACCGACCGATTCAGTCAGGGACGAAAGGAACCGACCGGAAACCATCGCTTCGACAAGCTCTGCAAAGCGTTAAAGATCACCCATCGTCTCACGGAACCCTTCACTCCACAAACCAACGGAATGGTCGAACGAGCCAATGGTCTGATTAAAGAGCGAACCATCAAAGTACAGAACTATGAAAATGTGAATGTCTCCACCGGCTAA
- a CDS encoding AAA family ATPase yields MPDLRSKNVRIIAALVLVLLILGLFLILRDSSRLITADQLDILAQKKLITRVVREDPYLYVRTSRMLYRVPVDAVDLKKLGREFPIEIRQKWNLINLGLILLLLMLVGLAVVIYYLSRRDRLESTLRQGSKETYTSAPSEEPLKPTRSKVRFDDVAGSEEVKEDLREIIDFLRHPARYKKFDIRLPKGVLLAGPPGVGKTLMAKAVAGEAKVPFFYQSGANIVEIYVGMGPRRVHELFQAAKKAAPAIIFIDEIDAVGRSRGSLRNEEREATLNQLLTEMDGFESDSGVVVLAATNRMEMLDPALLRPGRFDRRVHLSLPDQQDRRAILELYLKRKAHNVDLEALARSTVGFSAAALSTLVNEAALHALRRGKKVIDQEDFDAVRETVISGKRKILSFSDEERRIQAVYQSGKALVATWLDVPYERIGIVTTRMREADREIISRSEMLARIKVLLAGSAAVEMIFKEQYSNGAEDRALAISEVRRLVREFGSGERLVAGEEEAERLLTELYREVRLMLEKLEEVRKTIEAWLLEHENIGEEEARRILRDLF; encoded by the coding sequence ATGCCCGATTTACGCTCTAAAAACGTCAGAATCATCGCCGCTTTGGTCCTGGTGCTGCTGATCCTGGGGCTTTTTCTGATCCTGCGGGACTCTTCCCGCCTCATTACCGCCGATCAGCTCGACATCCTGGCGCAAAAAAAGCTCATCACCCGCGTAGTCCGGGAAGATCCCTACCTCTATGTGCGGACATCACGGATGCTTTATCGTGTGCCGGTGGATGCGGTCGATTTGAAAAAGCTGGGCCGTGAATTTCCCATCGAGATCCGCCAAAAGTGGAATCTGATCAATCTGGGGTTGATCCTCCTGCTGCTGATGCTGGTCGGTCTGGCGGTGGTGATCTACTACCTCTCCCGCCGAGACCGGTTGGAGTCGACGCTGAGGCAAGGCTCGAAAGAGACGTATACTTCCGCTCCTTCGGAGGAGCCGCTCAAGCCGACGCGATCCAAGGTCCGTTTCGACGACGTGGCCGGCTCCGAGGAGGTCAAAGAGGACCTGCGGGAGATCATCGATTTTCTCCGCCATCCCGCCCGTTACAAAAAATTCGACATTCGCCTCCCCAAAGGGGTCCTCCTGGCAGGGCCTCCCGGCGTGGGCAAGACCCTGATGGCCAAGGCGGTCGCCGGCGAAGCCAAGGTTCCCTTCTTTTACCAGAGCGGGGCCAATATCGTTGAGATCTATGTGGGGATGGGCCCCCGCCGGGTCCACGAGCTCTTCCAGGCGGCCAAAAAAGCGGCGCCCGCCATCATTTTCATCGACGAGATCGATGCGGTGGGCCGGAGCCGGGGCAGTCTGCGCAACGAAGAGCGGGAAGCGACGTTGAATCAACTGCTCACTGAGATGGACGGCTTCGAGAGCGACAGCGGCGTGGTGGTCCTGGCGGCGACCAACCGTATGGAGATGCTCGATCCCGCGCTGCTGCGCCCCGGGCGTTTCGACCGCCGGGTCCATCTCTCCCTGCCCGATCAGCAGGACCGGCGCGCGATCCTGGAGCTCTATCTGAAGCGCAAAGCCCACAATGTCGATCTGGAGGCTCTGGCCCGCTCCACGGTGGGATTCAGCGCCGCGGCCCTCTCGACCCTGGTCAACGAAGCGGCTCTGCACGCCCTGCGCCGGGGGAAAAAGGTGATCGATCAGGAGGATTTCGACGCGGTAAGGGAGACGGTGATCTCCGGCAAGCGCAAGATCCTCAGCTTCAGCGATGAGGAGCGCCGGATCCAGGCGGTGTACCAGTCGGGCAAAGCCCTGGTGGCCACCTGGCTCGATGTCCCTTACGAGCGGATCGGGATCGTGACGACCCGGATGCGCGAGGCGGACCGGGAAATCATCTCCCGCAGCGAAATGCTGGCACGGATCAAAGTGCTTTTGGCGGGCTCGGCCGCCGTGGAGATGATCTTCAAGGAGCAGTACAGCAACGGCGCCGAGGACCGCGCCCTGGCGATCTCGGAAGTACGGCGCCTGGTGAGGGAATTTGGCAGCGGAGAACGCCTCGTCGCCGGGGAGGAGGAGGCGGAGCGCCTGCTTACGGAGCTCTACCGTGAAGTCCGCCTGATGCTAGAGAAGCTCGAAGAGGTCCGCAAAACGATCGAAGCCTGGTTGCTGGAGCACGAGAATATCGGGGAGGAAGAGGCGAGGAGGATCCTGCGTGATCTATTTTAG
- the bioV gene encoding pimelyl-ACP methyl ester esterase BioV — translation MIYFSGFALRGEERLFAPWLIESDYAVAGFSYGAIKALEFALNHRGRLDRLLLFSPAFFQTRPKRFVKMQLEAFHRDPELYRRRFLENVAYPAKIDLSPYLHGGSEEELEELLRYRWEEEKLKRIMQRGTIVEVFIGERDRIIDAKGALEFFTPLATATYHFREAGHVLITE, via the coding sequence GTGATCTATTTTAGCGGCTTCGCTCTCCGGGGAGAAGAGCGGCTCTTCGCTCCCTGGCTGATCGAAAGCGACTATGCCGTCGCGGGATTCAGCTATGGGGCGATCAAGGCTTTGGAGTTCGCCCTGAACCATCGGGGACGGCTCGACCGTCTCCTTCTCTTTTCCCCCGCTTTTTTCCAGACACGCCCGAAGCGTTTTGTCAAGATGCAGCTCGAAGCCTTTCACCGGGACCCGGAGCTCTATCGCCGCCGCTTCCTGGAGAATGTCGCCTACCCGGCCAAAATCGATCTGAGCCCTTATCTCCACGGAGGAAGCGAGGAGGAGCTCGAGGAGCTTCTGCGCTATCGTTGGGAAGAGGAGAAATTGAAAAGAATTATGCAACGGGGCACCATTGTGGAAGTCTTTATCGGCGAGCGGGACCGGATCATCGATGCCAAGGGGGCCTTGGAGTTTTTTACCCCTTTGGCGACGGCGACCTATCATTTTCGGGAGGCGGGACACGTTTTGATAACCGAGTAA
- the tnpA gene encoding IS200/IS605 family transposase, which yields MQEYRNGGHTVWDCKYHLVWTTKYRYPVLKGDVGYRCRDLLREIAMSREMVIYAGSINRDHVHLLIGIPPNMSVSKAVQYLKGKSSHKLMSEFRMLKKRYWGQHLWARGYWVATSGNVTDEVWMEYIKNQQPPELDDEFRVV from the coding sequence ATGCAAGAGTATAGAAATGGTGGGCATACAGTATGGGACTGTAAATACCATCTCGTGTGGACGACAAAATACCGTTATCCCGTCTTAAAAGGGGATGTGGGGTACCGATGCCGAGATTTGTTACGTGAGATTGCGATGAGTCGGGAGATGGTGATTTATGCAGGATCCATCAATCGGGATCATGTACATTTGTTGATAGGGATACCGCCAAATATGTCCGTATCAAAGGCAGTGCAATATTTGAAAGGGAAGAGTTCGCATAAATTGATGAGTGAATTTCGGATGCTGAAGAAGCGGTATTGGGGGCAGCATTTGTGGGCGAGAGGATACTGGGTTGCAACGAGTGGAAATGTGACCGATGAAGTCTGGATGGAATATATCAAGAACCAACAACCACCAGAGCTTGATGATGAGTTCCGAGTTGTCTGA
- a CDS encoding SDR family NAD(P)-dependent oxidoreductase, which yields MSDETVKQVQKKDQPVVVITGCSSGIGRVTAEYLRERFCTVYPTARTDEEVRELEEAGFEGAMRLDVRKPEEIAAVIREVLKREGRIDVWFNNAGYGQMGAVEDLPLEALREQFETNVIGLHECTRQILQVMRKQGRGKIIQHSSVLGLVALPFRGAYNASKYAVEGLTDTLRLELHGSGIYVSLLNTGPVTSRFRENAIKTLSKIDIDKSRWRSTYYKALRGESRKVPFNLPPEAVASVVHQIVLSDRPAPRYYITKATWMLGIAKRLLNTRLLDRLLLRV from the coding sequence ATGAGTGATGAAACAGTGAAACAAGTACAAAAGAAAGATCAACCCGTCGTGGTGATCACCGGTTGTTCCAGCGGGATCGGGCGGGTGACGGCGGAGTATCTGCGGGAGCGGTTTTGCACGGTCTATCCTACGGCGCGGACCGATGAGGAGGTGCGGGAACTCGAGGAGGCGGGGTTTGAGGGGGCGATGCGTCTGGATGTGCGCAAGCCTGAAGAGATCGCGGCGGTGATCCGGGAAGTGCTCAAACGAGAAGGGCGGATCGATGTCTGGTTCAACAACGCGGGTTACGGTCAGATGGGCGCGGTGGAGGATTTGCCCCTCGAGGCGCTCAGGGAGCAGTTCGAGACCAACGTCATCGGCTTGCACGAGTGTACCCGGCAGATTTTGCAGGTAATGCGGAAGCAGGGCCGGGGCAAGATCATCCAGCACTCTTCGGTACTGGGTCTCGTGGCTCTGCCCTTTCGCGGGGCGTACAACGCCAGCAAATATGCCGTCGAGGGGCTCACCGACACCCTGCGCCTGGAACTGCACGGTAGCGGCATCTATGTCAGCCTGCTCAACACCGGCCCCGTCACCAGCCGATTCCGTGAGAATGCCATTAAAACTCTCTCTAAGATTGATATCGACAAATCACGCTGGCGCAGCACGTATTACAAGGCACTGCGGGGCGAAAGCCGGAAAGTGCCTTTCAATCTGCCCCCGGAGGCGGTGGCTTCGGTGGTCCATCAGATTGTATTGAGCGATCGTCCCGCCCCCCGCTACTACATCACCAAGGCCACCTGGATGCTGGGCATCGCCAAGCGTCTTTTGAACACCCGTTTGCTCGATCGGCTCCTCTTGCGGGTATAA
- a CDS encoding PAS domain-containing protein yields the protein MDTSFDMFIETEVPENELIISRTDLKGIITYVNETFAHISGYEPEELIGKPHNIIRHPDMPKSAFADLWATIKAGKTWEGYVKNLRKDRGYYWVYARVSPMIKDGKVVEYKSLREPVPREKRIEMQRLYDKMRAEEEGTSRVVMYVNNEFLDALKQYEL from the coding sequence ATGGATACCAGCTTTGATATGTTTATCGAAACAGAAGTGCCCGAAAATGAGCTCATCATCTCCCGAACCGATCTCAAAGGCATCATCACCTATGTCAACGAGACCTTCGCCCATATCTCGGGCTACGAGCCCGAAGAGCTCATCGGCAAACCCCACAACATCATCCGTCACCCCGATATGCCCAAATCGGCTTTTGCCGACCTCTGGGCTACGATCAAAGCGGGCAAGACCTGGGAAGGTTATGTGAAGAACCTTCGCAAAGACCGGGGATATTATTGGGTCTACGCACGGGTCTCTCCGATGATCAAAGACGGCAAAGTGGTGGAATACAAATCACTCCGTGAACCTGTCCCGAGAGAAAAACGGATCGAGATGCAGCGGCTCTACGACAAGATGCGTGCCGAAGAAGAGGGGACCAGCCGGGTGGTGATGTATGTGAATAATGAATTTCTCGATGCGCTGAAACAATATGAGCTCTGA
- a CDS encoding amidohydrolase, whose translation MKRRDFIKGVALAAGAMSVGLSASEAKPNISETARSVSLQDLAKATNAMPEITIYTAKKFLTMDPTNPEAKAVAVVNDRILAVGSLDELKAMAKGQPYRVNHSFDGKIVTPGFIAQHVHPFLGALALESAIISIEDWDLPGGYVKKARGHDEYIAHFKEELAKLDKKDPEKKLPLFTWGYHQTFHGKLNRKIMDAIESKRPIFVWHRSCHEFILNSGAIKLTGITKEFIDTLRPEARAMTDLEDGHFWETGLFGVLGKLAPYVATTDQFRHGLKTFRDYLHRQGITSASEPGGVISKPMTEIINSILGDESTPFRFYFLPDGKSLAERFVDGDLIDETEKLLSWGKGKCSYQPKQVKLFADGAIYSQLMQLREGYTDGHKGEWMMTPELYAKAFRKYWDAGYMIVTHVTGDAGLDMMLDNLELNMRRNPRYDHRTTAVHFGVAQPDQIKKIKRLGAIVSANPYYVTALADNYAKHGMSPERVKRMVPAGDLERAGVHFSYHSDMPMAPAQPLFLMDCGVNRISTSGKVSAPEQRVSRMAALRAVTIEGAYSWRMEKEFGSIEAGKLANFTILEENPLTVESRKIKDIAVWGTVLEGKVLPVKPNAKPKSGKDTEESLVSAAPFFSSGAATFGKEDDHFMEHGDCVCALNHRFALAMMDAAQKSR comes from the coding sequence ATGAAGAGACGCGATTTCATAAAAGGTGTCGCGCTGGCTGCCGGAGCGATGAGTGTGGGTCTATCCGCTTCCGAGGCAAAGCCAAACATTTCCGAAACTGCCCGGAGCGTTTCGCTCCAGGATCTGGCCAAAGCGACGAATGCGATGCCGGAGATCACTATCTACACCGCCAAGAAGTTCCTGACCATGGACCCGACGAATCCCGAGGCCAAGGCCGTGGCCGTCGTCAATGACCGTATCCTCGCCGTGGGTTCTCTCGACGAGCTCAAGGCGATGGCCAAGGGCCAGCCCTACCGGGTCAATCACAGTTTCGACGGCAAAATTGTCACTCCCGGCTTTATTGCCCAGCATGTACACCCTTTTCTGGGAGCGCTTGCTCTGGAATCGGCCATCATCTCCATCGAAGATTGGGACTTGCCCGGTGGCTATGTGAAAAAGGCAAGGGGCCACGACGAGTATATCGCTCATTTTAAGGAAGAGTTAGCCAAACTGGACAAGAAGGATCCCGAAAAGAAGCTTCCGCTTTTTACCTGGGGATACCACCAGACTTTTCATGGCAAACTCAACCGCAAGATTATGGACGCGATCGAGAGCAAGCGCCCTATCTTTGTCTGGCATCGTTCCTGCCATGAATTTATCCTCAACTCCGGCGCGATCAAGCTCACCGGGATCACCAAGGAGTTCATCGATACGCTGCGCCCCGAAGCCAGGGCGATGACTGACCTGGAGGACGGCCACTTCTGGGAGACAGGGCTCTTTGGGGTCCTGGGCAAGCTGGCTCCCTATGTGGCGACGACCGATCAGTTCCGGCACGGCCTCAAGACCTTCCGGGATTACCTTCACCGGCAGGGGATCACCTCCGCATCCGAACCGGGTGGGGTCATTTCCAAACCGATGACCGAGATCATCAACTCTATCCTCGGAGACGAGAGTACTCCCTTCCGCTTCTATTTTCTGCCCGACGGCAAGAGCCTGGCGGAGCGCTTTGTCGACGGAGACCTGATCGATGAGACGGAAAAACTGCTCAGTTGGGGCAAAGGAAAATGCTCCTACCAGCCCAAGCAGGTCAAACTCTTCGCCGACGGGGCGATCTACTCCCAGCTGATGCAGCTGCGCGAGGGCTATACCGACGGGCACAAGGGTGAGTGGATGATGACGCCGGAGCTCTATGCCAAAGCCTTCCGGAAATACTGGGATGCGGGCTATATGATCGTCACCCATGTCACAGGGGATGCCGGCTTGGATATGATGCTGGACAATCTGGAACTCAATATGCGCCGCAATCCCCGTTACGACCACCGCACCACGGCGGTTCACTTCGGGGTGGCACAGCCCGACCAGATTAAGAAGATCAAACGTCTGGGTGCCATCGTCAGTGCCAATCCCTATTACGTGACGGCACTGGCCGACAACTACGCCAAGCACGGTATGTCCCCCGAGCGAGTCAAACGGATGGTCCCAGCGGGTGATCTGGAGCGGGCGGGGGTCCACTTCTCCTACCACTCCGATATGCCGATGGCTCCGGCCCAGCCGCTCTTTCTGATGGATTGCGGCGTCAATCGCATCTCCACCTCGGGCAAGGTCTCCGCTCCCGAACAGCGGGTCTCCCGGATGGCCGCGTTGCGTGCGGTCACCATCGAAGGGGCTTACTCCTGGCGGATGGAGAAGGAGTTTGGCAGCATCGAAGCAGGCAAATTGGCCAACTTCACGATCCTGGAGGAGAACCCGCTCACTGTGGAGAGCCGCAAGATCAAGGATATCGCGGTCTGGGGGACCGTGCTCGAAGGCAAGGTGCTCCCCGTTAAGCCCAACGCCAAGCCAAAAAGCGGGAAGGACACGGAAGAGAGCCTGGTTTCGGCGGCTCCTTTCTTCTCTTCCGGTGCTGCGACTTTCGGAAAAGAGGACGACCATTTCATGGAGCATGGTGACTGCGTCTGTGCCCTCAATCATCGATTCGCCCTGGCGATGATGGATGCTGCTCAAAAAAGCAGATGA
- a CDS encoding linear amide C-N hydrolase, producing MKIKQHAKGLVTAAAAIMLLGFSPADACTGCQIKTKDNAAINGRTVEFGVFLDTSVVVVPRGYKFTGTTTLGPGKQWTSKYASVGMILVDNEVIVDGMNEKGLATASFYFPGYAKYSVTTKKNQKISLSSSDFTQWILSRFATVDEVKKAIENNEVAISPVLTPGFPPQVQPFHFIVYDRTGKSIVIEPLNGKLKIYDNPIGVITNSPTFDWHMTNLRNYANLLAHTPKEVKLFGMTIKPLGQGAGMLGLPGDFTPPSRFIRAAAFAATTIPAKTAEEGVMQVFHILNNFDIPVGAARTIEDGKIFSDYTMLTLVRDTKNLRFYYKTYDDQSIKVVDLKKFNLDGKKILRLHTKSDQRFIDVSKKLK from the coding sequence ATGAAAATCAAACAACACGCCAAAGGATTGGTCACAGCGGCCGCCGCGATTATGTTGCTGGGCTTCAGCCCCGCCGATGCCTGTACCGGCTGCCAGATCAAGACCAAAGACAACGCTGCCATCAACGGTCGGACTGTTGAATTCGGCGTTTTCCTCGATACCAGTGTCGTCGTCGTTCCCCGGGGATATAAGTTTACCGGTACCACGACCCTCGGGCCCGGGAAGCAGTGGACTTCCAAATATGCTTCAGTCGGGATGATCCTCGTTGACAACGAAGTGATCGTCGACGGGATGAATGAAAAGGGCCTGGCGACCGCCAGTTTCTATTTCCCGGGATACGCGAAATATTCGGTGACCACCAAAAAGAACCAGAAGATCTCCCTCTCCTCCTCTGACTTCACCCAGTGGATTCTCTCCCGCTTTGCGACGGTCGACGAGGTCAAAAAGGCGATCGAAAATAACGAAGTGGCGATTTCACCGGTCCTCACCCCCGGCTTCCCTCCCCAGGTACAGCCCTTTCACTTCATCGTCTATGACCGCACGGGCAAGAGCATCGTCATCGAGCCCCTCAATGGCAAATTGAAGATCTATGACAATCCCATCGGTGTCATCACCAATTCCCCGACCTTCGATTGGCATATGACCAATCTGCGAAACTATGCCAACCTGCTGGCCCACACACCGAAGGAGGTCAAACTCTTCGGTATGACGATCAAACCCCTCGGACAGGGGGCGGGTATGCTCGGTCTCCCCGGAGATTTTACTCCTCCTTCCCGTTTCATCAGAGCCGCTGCTTTCGCCGCAACTACCATTCCTGCCAAAACAGCCGAAGAAGGGGTAATGCAGGTCTTCCACATTCTCAACAACTTCGACATCCCTGTCGGTGCGGCCCGGACCATCGAAGACGGCAAAATCTTCTCCGACTATACGATGCTGACACTGGTCAGAGATACCAAAAACCTGCGCTTTTATTACAAGACTTATGACGATCAGAGTATCAAAGTGGTCGATCTGAAGAAGTTCAACCTTGACGGCAAAAAGATTTTGCGGCTGCATACCAAAAGCGATCAGCGCTTCATCGATGTCAGCAAAAAGCTGAAGTGA
- a CDS encoding TIGR00341 family protein: MPGEEQEEKKIRKFFVHDGPIEELPEELQTGIAEREWHYLDDKAFFQSRLGPEDRVVAYGSLKFLKEAIVKAEAEGYSLGLIPTPKQRKLARILDITGSLQENLDFLERAEPQSIDLLYCEEELVIFNALVGDAPPLSLHNAFLHDDIETNKFELFIEAIRKTVSLKRVRTKVTTAKGQQIVTAITGSLIFNRKTSTFAANLLPDNTYNDGQLRAILISPLSIVSYIYHVFITIFTRYHKQTLPSSVGLIKSQALTFECDPPLPISIDGEEKGTTPATFQIHPKGVRFCAGEKFWERNKPTQTDKETIRVDHLPQGDEAVEYAQKRLPLLTHASEQEYKELFATLREEGKLTSTFMILMIFSTLLATVGLFLNSASVVIGAMLLAPLMQPIVTFSMGMLRWDSTLSYGSLRTVLVGVGLTLASAMSVAWLLPFRQVTAEMAGRLHPTLLDLIVAVVSGAAAAYAKNNPKISGSLVGVAIAVALVPPLSTAGIGLGWGELSIFYHAFLLFLTNFAGIVLAAAFIFMLMGFSPMHRAKKGLGFSLGIVVMVAIPLTLSYRQMAWDAQLIHRLQNQEFHIGKKVATLDRLEIRHARGDLLICDLVVSSPLENEEIKKLKKQIDTIAGKKIELEFVQRIRLKD; the protein is encoded by the coding sequence ATGCCCGGCGAAGAGCAGGAGGAGAAAAAAATCCGAAAATTTTTTGTCCACGACGGGCCGATCGAGGAGCTCCCCGAAGAACTGCAGACGGGGATCGCCGAGCGGGAGTGGCACTATCTCGACGACAAGGCCTTTTTCCAAAGCCGATTGGGCCCCGAAGACCGTGTGGTGGCCTACGGTTCGCTGAAGTTTTTGAAAGAGGCGATCGTCAAGGCTGAAGCGGAGGGATACTCTCTGGGCCTGATCCCCACACCGAAACAGCGCAAACTGGCGCGGATTCTGGATATAACGGGCTCTTTGCAGGAAAATCTCGATTTTTTGGAAAGGGCAGAACCCCAATCCATCGATCTCCTCTATTGTGAAGAGGAGCTGGTGATCTTCAATGCCCTGGTGGGCGATGCGCCTCCACTCTCCCTGCACAACGCCTTCCTCCACGATGACATCGAGACGAACAAATTCGAGCTTTTCATCGAAGCGATCCGAAAGACCGTATCGCTCAAACGGGTGCGGACCAAAGTGACCACGGCGAAGGGCCAGCAGATCGTCACGGCGATCACGGGATCGCTGATCTTCAACCGAAAAACCAGTACCTTCGCCGCCAACCTCCTGCCCGATAATACCTACAACGACGGGCAACTCCGGGCGATTTTGATTTCACCCCTCTCCATCGTCTCCTACATCTATCACGTCTTTATCACGATCTTCACCCGATATCACAAACAGACTCTGCCCAGTTCCGTCGGCCTCATCAAGTCCCAGGCCCTGACCTTCGAGTGCGATCCTCCACTGCCGATTTCCATCGATGGGGAAGAGAAAGGGACAACCCCGGCGACTTTTCAAATCCATCCCAAAGGGGTCCGTTTCTGTGCCGGCGAAAAGTTTTGGGAGCGCAACAAGCCCACCCAGACCGACAAGGAGACGATCCGGGTCGACCATCTCCCCCAGGGAGACGAGGCGGTGGAATATGCGCAGAAACGCCTGCCGCTTTTGACCCACGCCAGCGAGCAGGAGTACAAAGAGCTCTTCGCCACGCTGCGGGAGGAGGGGAAACTCACCAGCACCTTTATGATCCTGATGATCTTCAGTACGCTGCTGGCGACGGTGGGGCTGTTCCTCAACAGTGCCTCGGTCGTGATCGGTGCGATGCTTCTGGCCCCTCTGATGCAGCCGATCGTCACCTTTTCGATGGGGATGCTTCGTTGGGATAGTACGCTCTCATACGGTTCGCTGCGCACCGTCCTGGTCGGTGTGGGGTTGACGCTTGCCAGTGCCATGAGTGTCGCCTGGCTGCTCCCCTTCCGTCAAGTGACGGCTGAAATGGCGGGCAGACTCCATCCGACGCTTCTGGATCTGATCGTCGCCGTCGTCTCCGGCGCGGCGGCGGCCTATGCCAAAAACAATCCCAAAATCAGCGGCTCCCTCGTCGGGGTCGCCATCGCCGTCGCTTTGGTCCCGCCCCTCTCGACGGCAGGGATCGGCCTGGGCTGGGGCGAACTCTCCATCTTCTATCACGCCTTTCTCCTCTTCCTCACCAACTTCGCCGGCATTGTCCTGGCAGCGGCGTTTATCTTTATGCTGATGGGCTTTTCGCCGATGCACCGGGCCAAAAAAGGTCTGGGGTTCAGTCTGGGGATTGTCGTTATGGTAGCGATCCCCTTGACGCTCTCCTACCGTCAGATGGCCTGGGATGCACAGCTGATTCACCGCCTTCAAAACCAGGAGTTTCATATCGGGAAAAAGGTGGCGACCCTCGACCGTCTGGAGATTCGCCACGCCCGGGGTGATCTACTGATCTGTGATCTGGTCGTTTCCAGTCCGCTTGAAAACGAAGAGATCAAGAAACTCAAAAAGCAAATCGACACGATCGCCGGCAAAAAGATTGAGCTGGAATTCGTCCAGCGCATCCGTCTCAAAGATTGA